The proteins below are encoded in one region of Helianthus annuus cultivar XRQ/B chromosome 2, HanXRQr2.0-SUNRISE, whole genome shotgun sequence:
- the LOC110892949 gene encoding uncharacterized protein LOC110892949, protein MNPEALWAKVIKAIHESKRSKKHIPIDNRNAGIWKDVVAEDKELDSKGLKLKEKLVVKLGNGTKTKFWLDNWAGGMPFADKYPDLFKIVKNKDAKVADLAIRLENENQWNIEWSRPPNNDGEWAQWSGMLCDLNKATFNNGEDCWGWMTDKLLEFSIAIIKDQLMKFTASEHEERWQHWNTWVPAKVNYFTWRTAIGRIPVKSELRKRGLKTVWWNILAWMKLPTSTVVRSIEEIMGYINGLAGSQGWKKTVNLACQATIWNLWKARNEREFRGIARSGNNIVEDIKADTFLWLKSRSKFKELVWERRWKEQDPVDCMEQNDKTKKVWRTLNRRLAKYKPSSIGKVGMEI, encoded by the exons ATGAATCCGGAAGCTCTATGGGCGAAGGTTATCAAGGCAATTCATGAAAGCAAAAGAAGTAAGAAACACATACCAATTGACAACAGAAATGCAGGAATTTGGAAGGATGTTGTGGCGGAAGATAAGGAACTCGATAGTAAAGGATTAAAGCTGAAAGAAAAATTAGTTGTTAAACTGGGGAATGGAACAAAGACGAAATTTTGGCTGGATAATTGGGCCGGAGGGATGCCGTTTGCAGATAAATACCCAGATTTATTTAAGATCGTGAAGAATAAAGATGCCAAAGTGGCGGACCTTGCTATCAGACTCGAAAACGAAAATCAATGGAACATTGAGTGGTCGCGGCCTCCAAACAATGACGGCGAATGGGCTCAATGGTCAGGTATGTTATGCGACTTAAATAAAGCAACTTTTAATAATGGAGAAGATTGCTGGGGCTGGATGACAGACAAATTGTTGGAGTTTTCAATAGCGATTATAAAGGACCAACTCATGAAATTTACGGCAAGTGAGCATGAGGAACGGTGGCAGCATTGGAATACATGGGTACCAGCAAAGGTAAATTATTTTACTTGGAGAACGGCCATTGGAAGAATCCCGGTAAAAAGTGAGCTAAGGAAAAGAG GTTTGAAGACAGTGTGGTGGAATATATTGGCTTGGATGAAGTTACCTACTTCAACTGTTGTTAGGTCAATCGAGGAAATCATGGGTTACATCAATGGACTAGCAGGTTCACAAGGATGGAAGAAAACAGTGAATCTGGCGTGTCAAGCAACCATATGGAATTTGTGGAAAGCAAGAAACGAAAGGGAGTTCAGAGGGATTGCACGGTCTGGGAATAACATTGTTGAAGATATTAAAGCAGATACTTTCTTATGGCTAAAGAGTAGGTCAAAATTCAAGGAACTAGTGTGGGAAAG GAGATGGAAAGAACAAGATCCGGTGGATTGCATGGAACAAAATGATAAAACCAAAAAAGTATGGAGGACTCTGAATAGGAGACTTGCGAAGTACAAACCTAGCTCTATTGGTAAAGTGGGGATGGAAATATAA
- the LOC110892926 gene encoding uncharacterized protein LOC110892926, protein MSNLDPVLVGRYWGQADMEWDFVDAIGRSGGIVSTWDPGIFSKQDVIKNESFLVVTGRIAGSNITLNVVNVYASCDVVRRRELWDELKRTKGNSEGLWIMIGDFNEVREEVDRMISRFDSHGAMIFNSFIAEAGLLEYQMGGYKYTYMPDDGSSLSKIDRLLVCDDFMCRWPTAKFEALSRHLSDHSPLVLTCVSRDFGPIPFRFYNSWLETNGIDEVVRNVMEGNGIREKNMKELAYILKKLKEEIKKWRKESKAIEDKEIAETMKGVEDIERAAENRRLTTSEKEKRIKRKVENKRTRKEKVA, encoded by the coding sequence ATGTCGAACCTGGATCCAGTTCTAGTTGGTAGGTATTGGGGTCAGGCTGATATGGAATGGGATTTTGTGGATGCAATAGGTAGATCGGGGGGAATAGTATCTACGTGGGATCCTGGGATTTTTTCAAAACAAGATGTAATAAAAAATGAGTCCTTCCTAGTAGTGACGGGTCGGATTGCTGGATCCAATATAACTTTGAATGTCGTAAATGTGTATGCCTCATGTGACGTGGTGCGAAGAAGGGAATTATGGGATGAGTTAAAAAGAACTAAAGGTAACAGTGAAGGGCTGTGGATCATGATTGGAGATTTCAATGAAGTAAGAGAGGAAGTTGACAGGATGATATCAAGGTTTGATAGTCATGGAGCAATGATTTTCAACTCTTTTATTGCGGAAGCAGGGCTGCTAGAGTATCAAATGGGGGGCTACAAGTACACGTATATGCCGGATGATGGATCGAGTCTGAGCAAAATAGATAGGTTGCTTGTGTGTGACGACTTTATGTGCAGGTGGCCAACGGCAAAGTTTGAAGCCTTATCTAGACACTTGTCGGACCATAGCCCTCTCGTCTTAACTTGCGTGTCAAGAGACTTTGGCCCAATTCCTTTCAGGTTTTACAATAGCTGGCTAGAGACAAATGGTATTGACGAAGTGGTTAGAAATGTTATGGAAGGTAATGGAATTCGTGAAAAAAACATGAAAGAATTGGCATATATCCTTAAGAAACTtaaagaggagataaagaagtGGAGGAAAGAATCAAAAGCAATAGAAGACAAGGAGATAGCAGAGACAATGAAAGGGGTGGAAGACATAGAAAGGGCAGCGGAAAATCGTAGACTTACAACAAGTGAAAAGGAgaaaagaataaaaagaaaagtGGAAAATAAAAGAACAAGAAAGGAAAAGGTTGCTTGA